A stretch of Trichomycterus rosablanca isolate fTriRos1 chromosome 8, fTriRos1.hap1, whole genome shotgun sequence DNA encodes these proteins:
- the LOC134319163 gene encoding calponin homology domain-containing protein DDB_G0272472-like translates to MFSPWTFPSDEDEPHRRVNEPEKKVKKRKWWQRRQKVEMQDVEGEKGNEVKGEEMGQGVEQKVLEDQADQTPKMEKQVVLGKNKPEKKVKKRKWWQRRQKVEMPDGEDEKGNGVMVERESEGLENQVTHVEEQMVLENQTKKLDEPVVLMNQIQNLEKQVAQESQMDKLDKQAVLEDQRQKLVKKMILVIEIEMKEVEVQVVLMDPMPNLEERIVLKNEAQRLEKQVVLMDPMPNLEQKMVLKNQAQRLEKQVLPMDHMKHVEERVVLQNHMQNLKVQAVQTNPMEKHKKQVVCRNQMQNQVVLMVERDRLVGIGDWINKMVKQVSNHMVLMDGTDKPKVDLMDQTGNLEQVGLQDQMKNLEAQVVLRNQKNESNKRVVLVVDRKKLEKWLVLIDQVYKLKQGGLEGRRKENNNQVVLRYSKNNMNKLLVQMFQMEKLDSALQDMDEAPEHQWTELQDPAALELIEEQNLDRGWTGDPLKNISEVSSNKADHQQLQDDVLVPSIVEAQPEESGALMETSCEDEGVSVPADVEVEENQTENQTPSTGYKILKGFIIGAAAVLTVIIASRRLPSIFNV, encoded by the exons ATGTTCTCCCCTTGGACTTTTCCATCTGACGAAGACGAGCCGCACAGGCGGGTAAACGAACCGGAGAAGaaggtaaagaagagaaaatggtggcagagacgccagaaGGTGGAGATGCAGGACGTGGAGGGTGAGAAGGGAAATGAGGTAAAGGGTGAAGAGATGGGGCAAGGAGTGGAGCAGAAGGTTTTAGAGGACCAGGCAGACCAAACACCAAAGATGGAGAAGCAGGTGGTTCTGggaaaaaacaaacctgagaagaaagtaaagaagagaaaatggtggcagagacgccagaaGGTAGAGATGCCGGACGGAGAAGATGAGAAGGGAAATGGGGTGATGGTAGAGAGGGAGAGTGAAGGATTGGAGAACCAGGTTACACATGTGGAAGAGCAGATGGTTCTGGAGaaccaaacaaaaaaactggATGAGCCGGTGGTTCTGATGAACCAAATACAGAACCTGGAGAAGCAGGTTGCTCAGGAGAGTCAGATGGATAAATTGGATAAGCAGGCAGTTCTAGAGGACCAGAGACAGAAGCTGGTAAAGAAGATGATTCTGGTTATAGAGATAGAGATGAAGGAGGTAGAGGtgcaggtggttctgatggaccCCATGCCAAATTTAGAGGAGAGAATAGTCCTCAAAAACGAGGCACAAAGGCTGGAGAagcaggtggttctgatggaccCCATGCCAAATTTAGAGCAGAAAATGGTCCTCAAAAACCAGGCACAAAGGCTGGAGAAGCAGGTGCTTCCGATGGACCACATGAAGCATGTGGAGGAACGGGTGGTTCTTCAGAACCACATGCAAAACTTGAAGGTTCAGGCAGTTCAGACAAACCCAATGGAGAAGCATAAGAAGCAGGTGGTTTGTAGAAACCAAATGCAGAACcaggtggttctgatggtgGAACGAGACCGGCTGGTAGGTATTGGTGATTGGATAAACAAAATGGTGAAGCAGGTGAGTAACCACATGGTTTTGATGGATGGGACTGATAAACCTAAGGTGGATCTGATGGACCAGACAGGAAATTTAGAGCAGGTGGGTTTACAGGACCAGATGAAAAATCTGGAAGCACAGGTGGTTCTGAGGAACCAAAAGAATGAATCAAACAAGCGGGTGGTTCTAGTCGTGGATAGAAAGAAATTGGAGAAGTGGTTGGTCCTGATAGATCAAGTGTATAAACTGAAGCAGGGAGGTTTAGAGGGTCGCAGAAAGGAAAACAACAACCAGGTGGTTTTAAGGTACTCAAAGAACAACATGAATAAGCTGttggttcagatgtttcagatggAGAAACTGGATTCAGCTCTACAGGACATGGATGAAGCACCTGAGCACCAGTGGACAGAATTGCAGGATCCAGCAGCTTTGGAGCTCATAGAGGAGCAGAACCTGGATAGAGGATGGACTGGAG ATCCACTGAAGAACATCTCCGAGGTGTCTTCAAACAAAGCGGACCACCAGCAGCTGCAGGACGACGTTCTTGTTCCCTCCATCGTTGAAGCCCAACCTGAAGAGTCCGGGGCTCTGATGGAGACCTCGTGTGAAGATGAAG GAGTGTCCGTGCCGGCCGATGTCGAAGTTGAGGAGAACCAGACTGAGAACCAAACGCCCAGTACCGGCTACAAAATCCTCAAAGGTTTTATCATCGGCGCTGCTGCTGTGTTGACGGTCATCATAGCCTCCCGTCGACTGCCCTCGATCTTCAACGTCTGA